One part of the Marinobacter sp. M3C genome encodes these proteins:
- a CDS encoding DUF2959 domain-containing protein produces the protein MFTHIKRFPALTRVTGLLCLLVLFSGCSSMYYSAMEQIGVEKRDILVDRVGEARDAQSDARETFRSSLERFQSVVDTPNTSLQKKYDTISDAYNNSENAAKRVRDRIESVENVSAALFDEWEDELKLYKSAALRENSERQLDETRERYSSLMSSMRQVEKRMGPVLQAFEDQVLFLKHNLNAQAIGALEGELGQIRQNVDSLIRDMEASIAESEAFIKQFR, from the coding sequence ATGTTTACTCACATAAAACGTTTTCCCGCACTTACCCGCGTAACCGGCCTATTGTGTCTGCTGGTGTTGTTCAGCGGCTGCAGCTCCATGTACTACAGCGCCATGGAACAAATAGGCGTAGAAAAACGCGATATCCTGGTGGACAGGGTTGGCGAAGCCCGTGATGCCCAAAGCGACGCCCGTGAAACCTTCCGTTCATCATTGGAGCGGTTTCAAAGCGTGGTAGACACGCCTAATACCAGCTTGCAGAAAAAATACGACACAATCAGTGACGCTTATAACAACAGCGAGAACGCAGCAAAACGGGTTCGTGACCGTATCGAATCGGTTGAGAATGTATCGGCGGCTTTGTTTGATGAGTGGGAAGACGAGCTGAAGCTGTATAAGAGCGCGGCTTTGCGCGAGAACAGCGAGCGGCAGCTGGATGAAACCCGCGAGCGTTATAGCAGTCTGATGAGCAGTATGCGTCAGGTTGAAAAACGTATGGGCCCGGTGCTGCAAGCGTTTGAAGATCAGGTTTTGTTCCTGAAACACAATTTGAACGCCCAGGCGATTGGCGCTTTGGAAGGCGAGCTTGGGCAGATTCGCCAAAATGTAGACAGCCTGATTCGCGATATGGAAGCGTCCATTGCCGAGTCTGAGGCGTTTATAAAGCAGTTTCGCTAA
- a CDS encoding YchJ family metal-binding protein yields the protein MLELSTIPHCPCDGQKTYAECCQRYHEGTPAPTHEALMRSRFSGFALKLGDYVRVSWHYSTRPPTLNLDDAPDWAALRILSSSQTGETGKVHFQAIYRLHPGWGYLQEHSQFVRENGRWYYLQGEPHEGVLKPGRNEPCPCGSGRKFKACCL from the coding sequence ATGCTTGAGTTATCTACTATCCCACACTGCCCCTGCGACGGCCAGAAGACCTACGCCGAATGCTGTCAGCGCTACCACGAGGGCACCCCTGCGCCCACACACGAAGCGTTGATGCGCTCTCGTTTCAGTGGGTTTGCACTCAAACTTGGCGACTATGTGCGCGTCAGCTGGCATTACAGCACCCGGCCACCAACGCTGAATCTGGACGACGCGCCAGACTGGGCGGCTCTGCGTATTTTGAGCAGCAGTCAAACGGGCGAAACCGGTAAGGTACACTTTCAGGCCATTTACCGGCTGCATCCGGGCTGGGGTTATTTACAGGAACACTCGCAGTTTGTGCGGGAAAATGGCCGCTGGTATTACCTGCAGGGCGAGCCCCACGAGGGCGTTCTGAAACCCGGTCGCAATGAGCCCTGCCCCTGTGGCAGCGGCAGGAAATTCAAGGCTTGTTGCCTTTAG
- the ilvD gene encoding dihydroxy-acid dehydratase yields MSDTPQDPRRRYSAPVVDGVAKSASRSMLRAVGFNDEDFSKPQIGIASTWSMVTPCNSHINELADIACKGADQAGGKGVIFNTITISDGIANGTEGMKYSLVSREVIADSIETVAGCEGFDGLVAIGGCDKNMPGCIMGLARLNRPSVFVYGGTILPGEGHTDIISVFEAVGAHAKGELSLIEVKQIEETAIPGPGSCGGMYTANTMASAIEALGMSLPGSSAQNAVSNDKKADCEAAGAAVMNLLDRDIKPSDIMTQPAFENAITVIITLGGSTNAVLHLIGMAHTVGVKLTLDDFTRIGKKVPLLADLRPSGHYMMSELVAIGGIQPLMKMLLDAGMLHGDCLTVTGKTLAENLATVEPYADGQKIIMPLDQPIKAESHLRILFGNLAPEGSVAKITGKEGTHFKGRARVFGSEEEAQARILDGTVVAGDVLVIRYEGPRGGPGMREMLSPTSAIMGRGLGSDVALITDGRFSGGSHGFVVGHVTPEAFDGGPIALVQDGDEIVIDAVADSIELSVSDDELQRRREAWQQPQPRYTRGVLAKYARTVSSASTGAVTDLPEL; encoded by the coding sequence ATGAGTGATACCCCCCAAGACCCTCGCCGCCGTTATTCCGCCCCGGTTGTAGACGGTGTGGCTAAGTCCGCCAGCCGTTCCATGCTGAGGGCCGTCGGTTTTAACGACGAAGATTTCAGTAAACCGCAGATTGGCATTGCGTCTACCTGGAGCATGGTCACCCCGTGTAACAGCCACATCAACGAACTGGCCGACATTGCTTGTAAGGGTGCAGACCAGGCCGGTGGCAAAGGCGTTATTTTTAACACCATTACTATTTCTGATGGCATTGCCAACGGCACCGAAGGCATGAAGTATTCCCTGGTGTCGCGGGAAGTCATCGCCGACTCCATTGAAACTGTGGCCGGTTGTGAAGGTTTTGACGGTCTGGTAGCCATTGGCGGCTGTGACAAAAACATGCCTGGCTGCATCATGGGTCTGGCGCGGCTTAACCGGCCCAGCGTGTTTGTTTACGGCGGAACTATTTTGCCCGGCGAAGGCCACACCGACATTATTTCCGTGTTCGAAGCGGTGGGCGCCCATGCCAAGGGCGAACTGTCGCTGATTGAAGTGAAGCAGATTGAAGAAACCGCTATTCCCGGCCCCGGTTCCTGTGGCGGCATGTACACCGCCAACACCATGGCGTCGGCCATAGAAGCACTGGGTATGAGCCTGCCCGGCAGCTCGGCGCAGAACGCAGTGTCGAATGACAAAAAAGCCGACTGCGAAGCCGCCGGCGCCGCGGTCATGAATCTGCTGGATCGGGATATCAAACCCTCCGACATCATGACCCAACCCGCCTTTGAAAACGCTATCACTGTGATCATCACTCTGGGTGGTTCCACCAACGCTGTACTGCACCTGATTGGCATGGCCCACACGGTGGGTGTAAAGCTGACTCTGGATGATTTCACCCGTATCGGTAAAAAGGTTCCATTGCTGGCAGACCTGCGCCCCAGCGGCCACTACATGATGAGTGAATTGGTGGCCATTGGCGGCATTCAGCCGCTGATGAAAATGCTGCTAGATGCCGGCATGTTGCACGGCGACTGTCTGACGGTAACCGGCAAAACCCTAGCGGAAAACCTGGCCACAGTAGAACCCTACGCCGACGGCCAGAAAATCATCATGCCTCTGGATCAGCCGATCAAAGCGGAAAGCCATCTGCGCATTTTGTTTGGTAATCTGGCGCCGGAAGGCTCCGTGGCAAAAATTACCGGTAAAGAAGGCACCCACTTTAAAGGTCGGGCACGGGTGTTTGGTTCGGAAGAAGAAGCCCAGGCGCGAATTCTGGATGGCACCGTGGTGGCTGGCGATGTGCTGGTGATCCGCTACGAAGGCCCACGCGGCGGCCCTGGCATGCGCGAAATGCTGTCACCCACCTCGGCGATTATGGGCCGTGGGCTGGGCAGCGATGTGGCCTTGATAACCGACGGTCGTTTCTCCGGTGGTAGCCACGGCTTCGTAGTAGGCCACGTTACTCCGGAAGCGTTTGATGGCGGCCCTATTGCCCTGGTGCAAGACGGCGACGAAATCGTAATTGACGCTGTGGCCGACAGTATTGAGCTGAGCGTCAGTGATGACGAACTGCAACGCCGCCGTGAAGCTTGGCAGCAACCGCAACCGCGCTACACCCGCGGTGTGCTAGCCAAGTACGCGCGCACCGTAAGTTCGGCGTCGACCGGTGCAGTGACGGATCTGCCCGAGCTCTGA